In Tenrec ecaudatus isolate mTenEca1 chromosome 4, mTenEca1.hap1, whole genome shotgun sequence, a single window of DNA contains:
- the LOC142445704 gene encoding olfactory receptor 5T3-like, which translates to MHLLPSALESDRIPLKNWTEATMFTLLGFTDDFELQVYLFLLFLAIYIFTLVGNFGLVILVMVDSRLHNPMYYFLSVLSVLDACYSTVVTPKMLVNFLAEDKSISFGGCAAQMLLFVTLGTTECFLLAAMAYDRYVAIYNPLLYVVHMSPRVYVPLITASYVAGVLHGTLHTVATFSLSFCASNEIKHVFCDIPALLAISCSDTHINQLLLFYFVGSIEIVTILIVLISYFFILLAILRMRSAEGRRKVFSTCGAHLTGVSIYHGTILFIYMRPSSSYSLNHDMIVSIFYTIVIPMLNPIIYSLRNKDVKEAMKKMLEKLCFMHNVEI; encoded by the coding sequence ATGCATCTTTTGCCATCAGCACTGGAGTCAGACAGGATTCCTTTGAAAAATTGGACTGAAGCCACCATGTTTACATTGTTGGGCTTCACGGATGATTTTGAGCTTCAAGTttatctctttttactctttcttgCTATTTATATTTTTACCCTGGTGGGGAATTTTGGACTGGTTATATTAGTTATGGTGGATTCACGACTGCACAATCCCATGTACTATTTTTTGAGTGTCTTATCTGTGTTAGACGCCTGCTATTCCACAGTTGTCACCCCCAAAATGCTGGTCAATTTCCTGGCAGAGGATAAATCCATTTCCTTCGGTGGATGTGCAGCACAGATGTTGCTCTTTgtcactctggggaccacagagtgCTTTCTCTTGGCAGCAATGGCTTATGATCGCTACGTAGCCATCTACAACCCACTTCTGTATGTGGTTCACATGTCACCCAGAGTCTATGTGCCACTCATCACTGCATCGTATGTTGCTGGTGTTCTGCATGGCACTCTGCACACAGTCGCCACTTTCAGCCTCTCCTTCTGTGCATCCAATGAAATTAAACATGTCTTTTGTGATATACCTGCACTTCTTGCCATCTCCTGTTCTGACACACACATCAACCAGCTTCTACTGTTCTACTTTGTGGGCTCTATTGAGATAGTCACCATCTTGATTGTCTTGATATCCTACTTTTTCATTCTTTTGGCCATTCTGAGGATGCGCTCTGCTGAAGGACGACGGAAAGTCTTCTCCACTTGTGGCGCTCACCTAACTGGGGTGTCCATTTATCATGGGACAATCTTGTTTATCTATATGCGACCAAGTTCCAGTTATTCTTTGAATCATGACATGATAGTGTCTATATTTTACACCATTGTGATCCCCATGTTAAATCCCATTATTTATAGTTTAAGAAACAAAGATGTGAaagaagcaatgaaaaaaatGTTGGAGAAACTTTGTTTCATGCATAATGTAGAGATTTAG